The following coding sequences lie in one Caproicibacterium argilliputei genomic window:
- a CDS encoding sensor histidine kinase has protein sequence MFNPNRLLQIFHQTKVRKQLSAVYLTAVLIPVLVIAVVILTSFQSVMDQQYRSLAESDNQRVKSILFNATTNLYNLSDNIVNDSQLPALLQTRYASTADAVSACNNSPTFQTLLRNETSVSAVMVYSQNTSLGNSQYITQVDDQIRKTDWFQKAAQRPGAFWHTGKRSDRYGNTYWEVTLYRRITLVKTGSFAVLAISMNNNFLANQIENNTLCSMISVNDDPVFYSTWRQMVSHPLPLAVDEQTTYYKATGQQKIEGRTCLYTVNTLLPYNTNDQFHIVSIDSDAIAAMRNVTLTHIFLLGFIIFISWLVFFLFTHNFSARVELLRSAMHRARNNDYNIVDSFHGDDEISQTFSDLKVLVQQVKLKEAEMYQEQIREQKLLNEQQEMEYKLLASQINPHFLYNTLETIRMKALTEGNRGVANAIKLLGKSMRYVLENTGTTSTTLQKELDYIDTYLKIQKLRFGDRINYALHMAENVHADQCGVLPLLLQPIVENAISHGLEQTTDGGLITMDIRLLGSSVLSVTISDNGAGIPPERLQALKESFRQPRQPKTDSIGLYNINRRIRLCYGECYGLSLRSQKQKGTQVNLTIPYTFTEEALK, from the coding sequence ATGTTCAACCCAAACCGTCTTCTGCAAATCTTTCACCAAACCAAGGTGCGCAAGCAGCTTTCCGCTGTATACCTAACCGCTGTGCTGATTCCCGTACTCGTCATCGCCGTTGTGATCCTGACCAGCTTTCAGTCTGTCATGGATCAGCAGTACCGCAGTTTAGCGGAGTCTGACAACCAGCGCGTCAAATCCATTCTCTTTAACGCCACCACCAACCTTTACAACCTTTCCGACAACATTGTAAACGACAGTCAGCTGCCCGCGCTGCTGCAGACCCGCTACGCCAGTACCGCAGATGCCGTGAGCGCCTGCAACAATTCGCCCACGTTTCAAACCCTGCTGCGCAACGAGACCTCCGTTTCCGCGGTCATGGTTTACTCCCAGAATACCTCGCTTGGAAACAGTCAGTACATCACGCAAGTCGACGACCAGATTCGCAAAACCGACTGGTTTCAGAAGGCCGCGCAGAGACCGGGCGCCTTCTGGCACACCGGCAAGCGCAGCGACCGCTACGGCAACACTTACTGGGAAGTGACGCTTTACCGGCGGATTACGCTGGTTAAAACCGGCAGCTTCGCAGTACTTGCCATTTCCATGAACAACAATTTTCTTGCCAACCAAATTGAAAACAACACGCTGTGCTCGATGATTTCCGTCAACGACGACCCCGTGTTTTACAGCACCTGGCGGCAGATGGTTTCTCACCCCCTGCCGCTTGCTGTGGATGAGCAAACGACCTATTACAAGGCCACCGGTCAACAAAAAATTGAAGGAAGAACTTGCCTTTACACGGTAAACACCCTGCTGCCCTACAACACGAATGACCAGTTTCACATTGTTTCCATCGACAGCGACGCCATCGCCGCCATGCGGAACGTAACATTGACGCATATCTTCCTGCTGGGATTCATCATCTTTATTTCGTGGCTGGTGTTCTTTTTGTTTACGCACAACTTCAGCGCACGCGTGGAGCTGCTGCGCAGCGCCATGCACCGCGCCCGCAACAACGACTACAACATTGTGGATTCCTTTCACGGCGATGATGAAATCTCCCAGACTTTTTCCGATTTAAAAGTGCTTGTGCAGCAGGTTAAGTTAAAAGAAGCGGAAATGTATCAGGAGCAGATTCGCGAACAAAAGCTGCTTAATGAACAGCAGGAAATGGAGTATAAGCTGCTGGCAAGCCAGATTAACCCCCACTTCCTGTACAACACACTGGAAACTATCCGCATGAAGGCGCTGACCGAGGGCAACCGCGGCGTTGCCAACGCTATCAAACTGCTGGGCAAGTCCATGCGGTATGTACTGGAAAACACCGGTACGACCTCCACCACGCTGCAGAAAGAGCTGGACTACATTGACACCTACCTGAAAATTCAAAAGCTGCGCTTCGGCGACCGCATCAATTACGCCCTGCATATGGCAGAAAATGTGCACGCCGACCAGTGTGGGGTTCTTCCGCTGCTGCTGCAGCCGATTGTGGAAAACGCTATTTCCCACGGATTGGAGCAGACCACCGACGGCGGCCTCATCACAATGGACATCCGCCTGCTGGGCAGTTCGGTGCTTTCCGTTACCATTTCAGACAATGGCGCCGGTATCCCGCCGGAAAGGCTGCAGGCACTGAAAGAGAGCTTCCGGCAGCCTCGCCAGCCCAAAACCGACAGCATCGGGCTTTACAACATCAACCGCCGCATCCGCTTGTGCTACGGCGAATGTTACGGTTTGTCGCTGCGCAGCCAAAAACAAAAGGGCAC
- a CDS encoding flavodoxin family protein encodes MHVQVLYQSRKNTKKAAEAIAQALGVSAQGIQQADFSQKTDLLFLGFGIYAGHPPRELTAFLSRLTPEQVSRVALFTTSASGNDQTGAVRGQLTAQGVPVAEKAFCGRGSFLFMNKDEPSAETLAAARAFALDAVRDAKNAAEKQAPGA; translated from the coding sequence ATGCATGTGCAGGTGCTTTATCAAAGCAGGAAAAACACCAAAAAAGCCGCTGAAGCCATCGCGCAGGCGCTGGGCGTGTCTGCGCAGGGGATTCAGCAGGCAGATTTTTCACAGAAAACCGACCTTTTATTTTTGGGGTTCGGCATTTACGCCGGGCACCCGCCGCGTGAACTGACTGCTTTTTTGTCCCGTTTGACGCCGGAGCAGGTCAGCCGTGTTGCGCTGTTTACCACCAGTGCCAGCGGAAATGACCAGACCGGCGCGGTGCGCGGGCAGCTGACGGCGCAGGGGGTTCCCGTTGCGGAAAAAGCGTTTTGTGGCAGGGGCAGCTTTCTCTTTATGAACAAAGATGAACCCAGCGCCGAAACGCTGGCGGCTGCGCGCGCCTTTGCGCTGGATGCGGTGCGGGATGCCAAAAACGCGGCTGAAAAGCAGGCACCCGGCGCCTGA
- a CDS encoding magnesium transporter CorA family protein, with amino-acid sequence MQKILLYEQISEIQPMLSKHAAAVLENRPLESLIGANGFNLLVFNWYDIHHRVRKSPQIAVYFDRENLFFLCENTDSLEMVQKLLSGQSFANEELLYHFFMRLLKNDGKHLNDYEMLITETEDRMVAEEQEDCLPKIFTYRKELLRLKRYYEQLGFIFEELAGNENRLLSENGTRLCTILDHRADRLYAGAVNLRDYIAQVLEAYQSQLDYHQNRLMKVFTVVTAIFLPLTLLVGWYGMNFDMPELHTAYGYPVVIGISILLVVILMILFRRKKWI; translated from the coding sequence ATGCAGAAAATCCTGCTTTATGAACAAATTTCGGAAATCCAGCCGATGCTCAGCAAACACGCGGCGGCTGTACTGGAAAACCGTCCGCTGGAAAGTCTAATTGGCGCAAACGGCTTCAATCTGCTGGTGTTTAACTGGTACGACATTCACCACCGCGTGCGGAAAAGCCCGCAGATTGCCGTTTACTTTGACCGAGAAAATCTCTTTTTTCTCTGCGAAAACACAGACTCGCTGGAAATGGTGCAAAAGCTTCTCAGCGGGCAGTCCTTTGCCAATGAGGAACTGCTGTACCACTTTTTCATGCGTCTGCTGAAAAATGATGGAAAACATCTGAACGATTATGAAATGCTGATTACCGAAACAGAGGACCGCATGGTCGCGGAAGAGCAGGAAGACTGCCTGCCGAAAATTTTCACCTATCGCAAAGAGCTTCTGCGGCTCAAGCGGTACTATGAGCAGCTCGGTTTCATCTTCGAAGAACTGGCTGGCAACGAAAACCGCCTGCTTTCCGAAAACGGCACGCGCCTGTGCACCATTCTGGACCACCGCGCTGACCGGCTGTATGCCGGTGCGGTCAACCTGCGGGATTACATTGCACAGGTACTGGAAGCGTACCAGTCGCAGCTGGACTACCATCAGAACCGGTTAATGAAAGTTTTCACTGTGGTCACTGCCATCTTTCTGCCGCTGACACTGTTGGTCGGCTGGTACGGCATGAATTTTGATATGCCGGAATTGCACACCGCTTACGGTTATCCTGTGGTCATTGGAATCAGCATTCTGCTGGTAGTTATCCTGATGATTCTTTTTCGGCGCAAAAAATGGATATAA
- the gluQRS gene encoding tRNA glutamyl-Q(34) synthetase GluQRS: MSQSVCGRFAPTPSGRMHAGNVLCALLAWLSARSQGGRMVLRIEDLDPLRCPPENAALLEDDLHWLGLDWDEGGSAGGPHAPYYQSQCTDFYEAALQKLRNKGLLYPCFCSRAQLHVASAPHLSDGQVIYNGRCRGLTAEQIRRLSQQRPAALRLRVPPETIRFTDGCTGTYAENLAEACGDFLVRRSDGIFAYQLAVVVDDARMEVTEVVRGRDLLASTPRQLYLYRLLGCRPPRYCHIPLLLAPDGRRLSKRDHDLDLGRLRQTLPDARPLIGALAFLCGLQPAPEPVCAQDLLPHFRWSAVRKTSIRIPQAWYQVPPNRWAVRTEELYAENPAL, translated from the coding sequence ATGTCGCAATCTGTCTGCGGCCGTTTTGCGCCGACCCCAAGCGGCCGTATGCACGCGGGCAACGTGCTGTGCGCCCTGCTCGCGTGGCTTTCCGCGCGGTCACAGGGCGGGCGCATGGTGCTGCGGATTGAGGATTTGGACCCGCTGCGCTGCCCGCCAGAAAACGCTGCCCTGCTGGAAGATGACCTGCACTGGCTCGGTCTGGACTGGGACGAGGGCGGCAGCGCCGGCGGCCCGCACGCACCTTATTATCAAAGTCAATGTACCGACTTCTATGAAGCAGCGCTGCAGAAGCTGCGGAATAAAGGGCTGCTGTATCCCTGCTTCTGCAGCCGTGCCCAACTGCACGTCGCCAGCGCGCCGCATCTTTCGGACGGGCAGGTGATATATAACGGACGCTGCCGCGGTTTGACCGCAGAGCAGATCCGCCGCCTGTCGCAGCAGCGCCCGGCGGCGCTGCGCCTGCGCGTGCCGCCGGAAACGATTCGCTTCACCGACGGCTGTACCGGCACTTATGCGGAAAACCTTGCCGAAGCCTGCGGTGATTTTCTGGTACGCCGCTCGGATGGCATTTTTGCGTATCAGCTTGCAGTGGTCGTGGATGACGCGCGCATGGAGGTCACCGAAGTGGTACGCGGGCGGGACCTGCTTGCCTCCACACCCCGGCAGCTGTACCTGTACCGGCTGCTGGGCTGCCGCCCACCGCGCTACTGCCACATTCCGCTGCTGCTTGCGCCGGACGGGCGGCGGCTTTCCAAACGTGACCATGATCTGGACCTCGGTCGTCTGCGACAGACACTGCCGGACGCGCGCCCGCTCATCGGTGCGCTTGCCTTCTTATGTGGTCTGCAGCCTGCGCCGGAGCCTGTCTGTGCGCAGGATCTGCTGCCGCACTTTCGCTGGAGCGCCGTGCGGAAAACATCCATCCGCATTCCGCAGGCATGGTACCAAGTCCCGCCAAACCGGTGGGCAGTTAGAACGGAGGAACTGTATGCAGAAAATCCTGCTTTATGA
- a CDS encoding aldo/keto reductase, translated as MISRGFRGTDAKPSLLGFGCMRLPRLQADKPDIDEAQGQKLIDYAYAHGVNYFDTAYMYHDGLSEAFVGRALRKYPRDSYFLADKMPAWMTERESQVDEIFQDQLKRCGVEYFDFYLCHGLNRGLLQKLKDFHILEYLQQKKAEGKIRRLGFSFHDTPEVLQEILKLYDWDFAQIQMNYIDWQAQDAKTQYALLQEKGIPVIVMEPVRGGALAKLCPEAETLLKAANPQASLASWAVRYAASKPGVMTVLSGMSDEQQVMDNIKTFSDFQPLTASEAEILERAGELYKKYLSIPCTGCRYCMECPSGVEIPTIFKLYNEFTVSRREGTFLQGYQALEERQRASSCVACGKCAQRCPQHIPIPERMKEIREKAAQMLA; from the coding sequence GTGATTTCAAGAGGGTTTCGGGGTACGGACGCAAAGCCGTCCCTGCTGGGATTCGGATGTATGCGCTTGCCGCGCCTGCAGGCAGACAAGCCTGATATTGACGAGGCACAGGGACAAAAACTGATTGACTATGCTTATGCGCACGGCGTGAATTATTTCGACACTGCTTATATGTACCACGACGGCCTTTCCGAGGCGTTCGTGGGCCGCGCACTGCGCAAATATCCGCGTGACAGCTACTTTCTGGCAGATAAAATGCCTGCGTGGATGACAGAGCGCGAATCTCAGGTGGATGAAATCTTTCAAGACCAGCTCAAGCGCTGCGGTGTGGAATACTTTGACTTCTACCTCTGCCATGGCTTAAACCGCGGTTTACTGCAAAAGCTCAAAGATTTTCATATTCTGGAGTATCTGCAGCAGAAAAAGGCAGAGGGAAAAATCCGCCGCCTTGGTTTTTCCTTTCATGATACACCAGAGGTGCTGCAGGAAATTCTGAAGCTGTACGACTGGGACTTTGCACAGATCCAGATGAATTACATTGATTGGCAGGCACAGGACGCCAAGACACAGTATGCGCTGCTGCAGGAAAAAGGGATACCGGTTATCGTGATGGAGCCGGTGCGCGGCGGTGCGCTTGCCAAGCTGTGCCCGGAAGCGGAAACCTTGCTGAAAGCGGCAAATCCGCAGGCCAGCCTGGCATCCTGGGCAGTGCGGTACGCGGCGTCCAAGCCGGGCGTTATGACGGTGCTCAGCGGCATGAGCGATGAGCAGCAAGTGATGGACAATATCAAAACGTTTTCAGACTTTCAGCCGCTGACCGCTTCGGAAGCGGAAATTTTGGAGCGTGCCGGTGAGCTGTATAAAAAATATCTGAGCATCCCCTGCACCGGCTGCCGCTACTGCATGGAGTGCCCTTCTGGTGTGGAGATTCCCACCATCTTTAAGCTTTACAACGAATTTACGGTTTCCCGCAGAGAGGGCACCTTCCTACAGGGGTATCAGGCATTGGAAGAGCGCCAGCGGGCATCCTCCTGTGTGGCGTGCGGTAAATGCGCGCAGCGCTGCCCGCAGCACATTCCGATTCCGGAGCGCATGAAGGAAATCCGCGAAAAGGCGGCGCAAATGCTGGCCTAG
- a CDS encoding phytoene desaturase family protein, protein MGGPKRIAIIGAGVAGLSAGIYAQLHGFRTTIYEKNGVAGGACMSWLQGNLPMEGSMRYLWGVRDGTPLYDCWNEVGALRETMFVNPDSFFTAEDSGETVALCQDLDTFLRHTEKISPEDAPLLERFCGLVRKAQAYELPVDKPADLRSPLEALRANTASGEVAKVLAKLYTVSLADFAQQFHHPALRCAFNQVLPAGSTLGQLALCYAAFTAGDVAVPIGGSHKMIQRMVDCYLENDGELQLQAPVQEILTANGAARGVRLQNGERLLTHWVVSACDPAYTCRVLLQDRYSMEKKLQLRFSEPEAFPTFSLVRLFFSAPADSLPLARVFSFATDLVISAAGEGCSRLIVTQLSDDPLFVQKGCAELIVDIPMPGKRSFRYWEKLSVSPRAYDEEVHRLAADAERALEKRFPDMKGKLQFLTCHTPMTYARRLNAFHGSCAAFLETAKARPAQLTGRLPGLSHLLLTGQWLGRSAGLHTALVQGKYTVQRICHEERILWD, encoded by the coding sequence ATGGGCGGACCGAAGCGAATCGCGATTATCGGTGCGGGTGTGGCGGGCCTTTCGGCGGGCATTTATGCACAGCTGCATGGGTTCCGCACAACAATTTATGAGAAAAACGGTGTCGCCGGCGGCGCCTGCATGAGCTGGCTGCAGGGAAATCTGCCCATGGAGGGCAGTATGCGGTATCTTTGGGGAGTGCGGGACGGCACGCCGCTGTATGACTGCTGGAACGAAGTGGGTGCCCTGCGGGAAACGATGTTCGTGAATCCAGACAGCTTTTTTACGGCGGAGGATTCCGGGGAAACAGTCGCGCTCTGTCAGGACCTGGACACCTTTCTCAGGCATACGGAGAAAATCAGTCCGGAAGACGCCCCCCTGCTGGAGCGTTTCTGCGGGTTGGTGCGGAAGGCGCAAGCGTATGAACTGCCGGTTGACAAGCCGGCGGATCTGCGCAGTCCGCTGGAGGCTCTGCGTGCAAACACAGCCAGCGGGGAGGTTGCCAAAGTACTTGCGAAGCTGTACACGGTTTCCCTTGCGGACTTTGCACAGCAGTTTCATCACCCGGCGCTGCGCTGTGCTTTCAATCAGGTGCTGCCTGCGGGCAGCACGCTGGGGCAGCTGGCGCTTTGCTACGCAGCGTTTACCGCCGGAGATGTTGCGGTACCCATCGGCGGCTCGCATAAAATGATTCAGCGCATGGTGGACTGCTACCTGGAAAATGACGGGGAGCTGCAGCTGCAGGCGCCGGTTCAGGAAATCCTCACGGCAAACGGCGCGGCGCGCGGCGTCCGCCTGCAAAACGGCGAGCGTCTGCTGACGCACTGGGTGGTTTCCGCGTGCGATCCGGCATATACCTGCCGGGTGCTGCTGCAGGACCGCTACTCCATGGAAAAAAAGCTGCAGCTGCGTTTTTCGGAGCCGGAGGCTTTTCCAACCTTTTCTCTGGTTCGGCTGTTCTTTTCCGCGCCGGCAGACAGCCTGCCGCTGGCGCGGGTGTTTTCCTTTGCAACGGACTTGGTCATTTCCGCAGCGGGCGAGGGCTGCAGCAGGCTGATTGTGACGCAGCTCAGCGACGACCCGCTGTTTGTACAGAAAGGCTGTGCGGAACTGATTGTAGACATTCCCATGCCGGGCAAGCGCTCGTTTCGCTACTGGGAAAAGCTTTCGGTCAGTCCGCGTGCTTATGATGAGGAAGTACACAGGCTGGCTGCCGATGCGGAACGCGCGCTGGAAAAGCGATTTCCGGACATGAAGGGGAAGCTGCAGTTTTTGACCTGCCACACGCCGATGACGTATGCGCGCCGTTTAAATGCCTTTCACGGCAGCTGTGCCGCCTTTCTGGAAACGGCAAAAGCCCGCCCGGCACAGCTGACCGGCCGTCTGCCGGGGCTGTCACACCTGCTGCTGACCGGTCAGTGGCTGGGAAGGTCGGCGGGTCTGCATACGGCACTGGTGCAGGGGAAGTATACGGTGCAGCGTATCTGCCATGAGGAACGGATTTTGTGGGATTAA
- a CDS encoding Lrp/AsnC family transcriptional regulator has protein sequence MDKIDATLLETLQEDARVPIKTLTKKVFLSAPAISARIEKLEKQGVIQSYQAVLDPIKLGYHIKAYINLQMSPSQKPEFYPFIRQCRNVLECDCVTGDYSMLIKVAYPSTAELDTFIGQLQHFGATSTQIVFSTPVESRGVQVNAELAGS, from the coding sequence TTGGATAAAATTGATGCCACCCTTTTGGAAACCTTACAGGAAGACGCACGTGTCCCCATCAAGACGCTGACGAAAAAGGTGTTCCTTTCTGCACCGGCCATCTCTGCCCGCATTGAAAAACTGGAAAAGCAAGGCGTTATCCAAAGCTATCAGGCGGTACTGGATCCCATTAAGCTGGGGTACCACATCAAGGCCTACATCAACCTGCAAATGTCGCCAAGCCAAAAACCGGAGTTTTACCCGTTTATCCGCCAGTGCCGCAACGTACTGGAGTGTGACTGCGTAACCGGGGATTATTCCATGCTCATCAAAGTTGCATATCCCAGCACCGCCGAGCTGGATACCTTCATCGGTCAGCTGCAGCATTTCGGTGCGACTTCTACACAGATTGTCTTTTCCACGCCGGTAGAATCCCGCGGCGTTCAGGTAAACGCGGAACTCGCAGGCAGTTAA
- a CDS encoding GIY-YIG nuclease family protein has protein sequence MRADTKAFVYMLRCADGTLYTGWTNDLTRRVQAHQSGKGAKYTRSRRPITLVYWEQLPDKRTALRREAAVKQLPRAEKLRLVANVQTCQKP, from the coding sequence ATGCGTGCTGACACAAAAGCGTTTGTTTATATGCTGCGCTGTGCTGACGGTACGCTTTACACCGGCTGGACAAACGACTTGACCCGACGGGTGCAGGCACACCAGTCCGGAAAAGGCGCCAAATACACCCGTTCGCGCCGCCCAATTACCTTGGTTTACTGGGAACAGCTTCCTGACAAACGTACCGCGCTTCGGCGGGAAGCCGCCGTCAAGCAGCTTCCCCGCGCGGAAAAGCTGCGCCTTGTCGCGAATGTGCAAACCTGCCAAAAGCCCTGA
- a CDS encoding C1 family peptidase — translation MEKFQGISGQDTEAFRKSYEDSALCHAMTNALYKNSVKDVSFNSTALRDSQFQFSIDLPTMEVTDQMRSGRCWIFSALNVLREQVAKKCNLEKFELSQNYVAFWDKFEKINYFLESVIDLADRPTDDRLLEFLLSSGIADGGQWDMLVNIVEKYGVVPKAAMEETYQSSHTADMNHLINAKLRRYAAQLRAAAKAGKDLQTLKKGMLEELYRFLCMCFGEPPKQFDFEYVDKDKKYHIVHNLTPKAFYQTYVGLNLREDFVSLINSPTGDKPFYQTYTVDYLGNVADGSPVHYLNLPMEELKTLIVAQLQDGVPVWFGSDVGHLSDREKGLWSGEAFDFSGTFGMDFSMTKAERLDYRESAMNHAMVITGVNLNEAGVPTKWKIENSWSDKHGDKGYYQMSASWFDTFVYQAVVNKKYLSEKQRRALETAPKHLNPWDPMGTLAD, via the coding sequence ATGGAAAAGTTTCAGGGAATATCGGGACAGGATACAGAGGCATTCCGTAAATCTTACGAAGACAGCGCACTGTGCCATGCAATGACCAATGCACTGTATAAAAACAGTGTGAAGGATGTGTCCTTTAACAGCACCGCGCTGCGGGACTCACAGTTTCAATTTTCCATCGACCTGCCCACCATGGAAGTGACTGACCAGATGCGCAGCGGCCGCTGCTGGATTTTCTCCGCGCTGAACGTTCTGCGCGAGCAGGTTGCCAAAAAATGCAATCTCGAAAAATTTGAGCTTTCACAGAACTATGTTGCGTTTTGGGACAAATTCGAAAAGATTAATTATTTTCTGGAAAGTGTGATTGACCTTGCAGACCGGCCGACAGACGACCGTCTGTTGGAATTCCTTCTTTCCTCTGGTATTGCGGACGGCGGGCAGTGGGATATGCTGGTCAATATTGTAGAGAAATACGGTGTCGTGCCAAAAGCGGCAATGGAGGAAACCTACCAGAGCAGCCATACGGCAGATATGAACCATCTAATCAATGCCAAGCTGCGCCGGTATGCGGCTCAGCTGCGCGCGGCAGCGAAGGCGGGCAAAGACCTGCAGACGCTGAAAAAAGGAATGTTGGAAGAGCTGTACCGGTTCCTTTGTATGTGCTTTGGCGAGCCGCCCAAGCAGTTTGACTTTGAGTATGTGGACAAAGACAAGAAGTACCACATAGTACACAACCTGACACCGAAGGCATTCTATCAAACGTATGTCGGGCTGAACCTGCGTGAAGACTTTGTCAGCCTCATTAACTCGCCTACGGGCGATAAGCCGTTTTACCAGACCTATACGGTAGATTATCTCGGCAATGTGGCAGACGGCAGCCCGGTGCATTACCTGAACCTGCCCATGGAGGAGTTAAAGACGCTGATTGTCGCGCAGCTTCAGGACGGTGTGCCGGTTTGGTTTGGCAGCGATGTCGGCCATCTCAGCGACCGCGAAAAGGGTCTGTGGAGCGGCGAAGCGTTTGATTTCTCCGGCACGTTTGGCATGGATTTCTCCATGACCAAGGCAGAGCGTTTGGATTACCGCGAAAGCGCGATGAACCATGCGATGGTGATTACCGGCGTCAACCTGAATGAAGCGGGAGTACCCACTAAGTGGAAAATTGAAAACAGCTGGAGTGATAAGCACGGTGATAAAGGATACTACCAGATGAGCGCTTCCTGGTTTGACACCTTTGTTTATCAGGCTGTGGTCAACAAAAAGTATCTTTCGGAAAAGCAGCGCAGGGCACTGGAAACTGCGCCGAAGCACTTGAATCCGTGGGACCCGATGGGAACGCTTGCGGACTGA
- a CDS encoding aminopeptidase has protein sequence MNLTENLQKYARLIVRAGCNLQKDQELFIRARLEAAPLVRLVTEEAYRAGAKEVTVAWSDERVTRLRYENAPMECFTNFPEWQAVQQNGIAQRGGAILSILSDDPQALSGVDSKKLLAGTKASRIACKPFFEGMDFGRNVWCIVGAAAPAWAKRVFPDCTEEEAVGKLWEAILHAARVDTPNPVAAWEVHRRSFEKRRAFLNEKQFDRLIYQNSIGTDITLGLPKDHIWQGGGSETVDGVYFFPNMPTEEIFCSPDRTRTSGTVHSALPLSFQGVLIDDFSLTFEKGRVTGCSAAQGEDTLREILATDDGAKMLGECALIPKQSPISEMGVLFYNTLFDENAACHFAIGMGFPECVQGGLQMSKEQLAALGINDSSTHVDFMLGTPDLSITGVTADGEEIPVFRDGGWAF, from the coding sequence ATGAATTTAACGGAAAATTTACAAAAATATGCTCGCTTGATTGTGCGGGCGGGCTGCAACCTGCAAAAGGACCAGGAGCTGTTTATTCGTGCGCGGCTGGAGGCGGCGCCGCTGGTGCGCTTGGTGACAGAGGAAGCTTACCGCGCGGGTGCCAAGGAAGTGACTGTGGCATGGTCAGATGAGCGTGTTACCCGCCTGCGCTACGAAAACGCGCCGATGGAGTGCTTCACCAACTTTCCGGAGTGGCAGGCGGTACAGCAGAACGGCATTGCACAGCGGGGCGGCGCAATCCTTTCCATTTTGAGCGATGACCCGCAGGCGCTTTCCGGAGTTGACTCGAAGAAACTGCTTGCCGGCACGAAGGCAAGCCGCATTGCCTGCAAGCCATTTTTTGAGGGCATGGACTTTGGGCGCAACGTGTGGTGCATTGTCGGCGCGGCTGCGCCTGCGTGGGCAAAGCGGGTTTTCCCAGACTGCACAGAGGAAGAGGCCGTCGGGAAGCTCTGGGAGGCAATTCTCCATGCGGCGCGCGTGGATACGCCGAACCCGGTTGCTGCGTGGGAAGTGCACCGCAGAAGCTTTGAAAAGCGTCGCGCTTTCCTGAATGAAAAGCAGTTTGACCGGCTGATTTATCAGAACAGTATCGGGACAGACATTACCCTCGGCTTGCCCAAAGACCATATCTGGCAGGGCGGCGGTTCGGAAACGGTGGACGGTGTGTATTTCTTTCCGAATATGCCGACAGAAGAAATCTTCTGTTCGCCCGACCGTACCCGCACCAGCGGAACGGTACACAGCGCGCTGCCATTAAGTTTTCAGGGCGTACTGATTGATGACTTTAGCCTGACATTTGAAAAAGGCCGTGTGACCGGCTGCTCTGCCGCACAAGGGGAGGATACCCTGCGGGAGATTTTGGCTACAGATGACGGCGCAAAAATGCTGGGTGAATGCGCGCTGATTCCCAAGCAGTCCCCGATTTCGGAAATGGGCGTTTTGTTTTACAATACCCTGTTTGACGAAAACGCGGCGTGCCATTTTGCCATTGGCATGGGCTTTCCGGAGTGCGTGCAGGGCGGCTTGCAGATGAGTAAAGAACAGCTTGCGGCGCTCGGAATCAATGATTCCAGCACGCACGTCGATTTCATGCTCGGCACTCCCGACCTTTCTATCACCGGCGTGACAGCCGATGGGGAAGAAATCCCGGTCTTCCGTGACGGCGGCTGGGCGTTTTAA